A single Calditrichota bacterium DNA region contains:
- a CDS encoding coproporphyrinogen III oxidase family protein: RPFQTADSSGIEITLEANPETRDIGRFAAFHMAGVNRLSMGAQSFDNRELKALGRAHDASGVVKAVEIARNAGFDNLSLDLIYGLPGSTVETFQYSVEAALALGIDHLSTYTLSIEEGTPFARSVRERRMPFPDPDLMATQYAMLCAAMADAGFEHYELTNFARPAKWSRHNYTYWQRRPYLGVGCGAHMFEGERRRWNQRDTTAHIEAVERWRESGMDPVEGEEVVTPKMALEESVYLGLRTARGIDDKFARSHFDPAGLDEMLTEGFLEERDGRIAVRETKWLLLDEIVLRVLKSI, from the coding sequence TCCGGCCATTTCAAACAGCAGACAGCAGCGGAATCGAGATCACCCTTGAAGCAAACCCCGAAACGCGCGACATCGGGAGATTTGCGGCTTTTCATATGGCTGGTGTCAATCGGCTTTCGATGGGTGCCCAGTCGTTCGACAACCGTGAACTCAAGGCTCTCGGACGTGCCCACGATGCGTCGGGTGTCGTCAAAGCCGTCGAAATAGCGCGCAATGCTGGTTTCGATAACCTCTCGCTCGACCTTATCTATGGTTTGCCCGGTTCGACGGTTGAGACGTTCCAATACAGCGTCGAAGCAGCATTAGCGCTCGGCATAGACCACCTCTCAACTTACACGCTCTCAATTGAGGAAGGCACCCCTTTTGCCCGCAGTGTCCGCGAGCGCCGGATGCCCTTCCCCGATCCCGACTTGATGGCTACGCAATATGCAATGCTTTGCGCCGCCATGGCTGACGCCGGCTTCGAACACTACGAACTGACCAACTTCGCCCGGCCGGCAAAATGGTCGCGGCACAACTACACCTATTGGCAGCGGCGACCCTACCTTGGCGTCGGCTGTGGAGCCCATATGTTCGAGGGAGAAAGGCGCCGCTGGAACCAGCGGGACACGACTGCGCATATCGAGGCTGTCGAGCGTTGGCGTGAGTCCGGTATGGACCCGGTCGAAGGCGAGGAAGTTGTTACGCCGAAAATGGCGCTCGAAGAATCTGTTTATTTAGGGTTGCGGACAGCGCGTGGCATCGACGATAAGTTCGCCAGGTCGCACTTCGATCCCGCCGGGCTTGATGAGATGCTGACTGAGGGTTTTCTGGAGGAACGCGATGGACGGATTGCCGTGCGGGAAACAAAGTGGCTGCTGCTTGA